A window of Rubricoccus marinus contains these coding sequences:
- a CDS encoding serine/threonine-protein kinase has protein sequence MADISERWTRIQTLFEAALERPADDRTAWLRSVCGDDPDLYREVESLLEGDAHQHTLFGGRAADLLGPHDLDAALSPTRAGEIVGPWRLIERIGSGGMGAVYRAERASGDYEQTAALKLIKPGMDSEAVVARFEAERKILARLQHPGIARLLDGGLTADRRPYFAMDLVEGEPITDYADARGLGIDARLRLFAAVCEAVRYAHQSLVVHRDLKPSNIVVTEASGAGSAPEARPVLLDFGIARLLADDEDTALTRTGHRVLTPSFAAPEQIRGESPTTATDVYALGGLLYRLICGAAPLAGETALETEQAVLSETPKRPSARVTPEASGARGLNEAGLMRRLRGDLDVICLKALAEEPERRYGSAAELLADVQRHLAGLPVEARPASGAYRVRKFVARHRVGVIGTAVSLAALVALTAFYTVSLTGERDRVEAEARRSEEVVAFLKDLLLGASPYEAPGEELTARELVDRGAARVDTALAGEPATQAAIQSLIAEVYMDINRAEDAIPLYRKALVSQEAEGLRAEAASTQRELGRALRETGATEEAERYLRSALATFERLPTSDPAETALTQRHLGSLLRDQGDFETAERLYRTALATAQRARGPDDPLTADITNSLVIVLRATDRNSEAADLMADLVASDRRVLPPNHPDLGASLAIHSTLLSQAGRSGEAVRVAREALRVFRAAHPDTTHPDIAGGIHGVAIALEADGQLVMADRTFADAIRRLRASRGDGDTRTLSAIRGYASLKETRGDLSAAIDLYLEGARAAGDTPRYAGALWSDLAAVYVQQGRWPEAREAFRRAADAYRAGDLPEDVAEVTAEWRAAALAVGRPGEGPPRSAER, from the coding sequence ATGGCCGATATCTCCGAGCGATGGACACGTATCCAGACCCTCTTTGAAGCCGCGCTCGAACGGCCGGCGGACGACCGCACGGCGTGGTTGCGCTCCGTCTGTGGTGACGATCCAGACCTCTACCGCGAGGTGGAGTCTCTTCTGGAAGGGGACGCGCACCAGCACACGCTCTTCGGTGGCCGCGCGGCAGACCTGCTGGGGCCGCACGACCTGGACGCGGCCCTCTCCCCGACCCGCGCAGGAGAGATCGTCGGCCCCTGGCGGTTGATCGAGCGCATCGGCTCTGGCGGCATGGGCGCCGTCTACCGAGCCGAGCGCGCCTCTGGCGACTACGAGCAGACGGCAGCCCTCAAGCTCATCAAGCCAGGGATGGACTCCGAGGCTGTCGTGGCACGCTTCGAGGCGGAGCGCAAGATCCTGGCGCGCCTCCAGCACCCCGGCATCGCGCGCCTCCTCGACGGGGGGCTTACGGCAGACCGGCGCCCCTACTTCGCGATGGACCTCGTCGAGGGCGAACCCATCACGGACTACGCCGACGCCAGAGGCCTGGGCATCGACGCGCGGCTGCGCCTTTTCGCCGCCGTCTGCGAGGCCGTTCGCTACGCGCACCAATCGCTCGTCGTCCACCGCGACCTCAAACCGAGCAACATCGTCGTCACCGAAGCCTCTGGAGCAGGTTCGGCGCCAGAGGCGCGCCCCGTCCTTCTCGACTTCGGCATCGCACGGCTTCTGGCGGACGACGAGGACACCGCACTGACCAGGACAGGGCACCGCGTTCTCACACCCAGCTTTGCTGCGCCGGAGCAAATCCGGGGCGAATCGCCCACGACGGCGACCGACGTGTACGCCCTCGGCGGGTTGCTCTACCGGCTAATCTGTGGCGCGGCGCCTCTGGCGGGCGAAACGGCCCTGGAAACAGAGCAGGCGGTTCTGAGTGAGACGCCGAAGCGTCCGAGCGCGCGCGTGACGCCTGAGGCCTCTGGCGCCAGAGGCCTCAACGAAGCGGGGTTGATGCGGCGGCTGCGCGGCGATCTGGACGTGATCTGCCTCAAGGCACTCGCGGAGGAGCCCGAGCGGCGGTACGGCTCGGCGGCAGAGCTCCTGGCCGACGTGCAGCGTCATCTGGCGGGCTTACCCGTGGAGGCGCGACCGGCCTCTGGCGCCTACCGGGTGCGGAAGTTTGTAGCGCGGCACCGCGTCGGCGTGATTGGAACGGCCGTAAGCCTCGCCGCGCTCGTGGCGCTGACGGCGTTCTACACCGTGAGCCTGACGGGCGAGCGCGACCGCGTCGAAGCAGAGGCGCGGCGATCTGAAGAGGTCGTGGCGTTCCTCAAAGACCTTCTGCTCGGTGCGAGCCCCTACGAGGCGCCGGGCGAGGAGTTGACCGCCCGTGAACTCGTAGACCGTGGCGCGGCACGTGTCGACACCGCCCTGGCAGGAGAGCCCGCGACACAGGCCGCCATCCAGTCGCTCATCGCCGAGGTGTACATGGACATCAACCGCGCAGAGGACGCGATCCCCCTGTACCGGAAGGCGCTCGTGTCGCAAGAGGCGGAAGGTCTGCGCGCGGAAGCCGCCAGTACGCAGCGAGAGCTCGGTCGAGCGCTACGCGAGACGGGGGCGACGGAGGAGGCCGAGCGCTACCTCCGCTCTGCGCTCGCGACGTTTGAACGCCTCCCCACGAGCGATCCGGCCGAAACGGCGCTCACCCAACGGCACCTCGGGTCTCTGCTTCGGGACCAGGGTGACTTCGAGACCGCAGAACGGCTCTACCGAACGGCTCTGGCTACAGCCCAGCGCGCCAGAGGCCCCGACGACCCGCTCACGGCCGATATCACGAACAGCCTCGTCATCGTGCTCCGTGCCACCGACCGGAACTCGGAGGCCGCAGACCTGATGGCGGACCTCGTCGCGTCGGACCGGCGCGTGCTGCCGCCCAATCACCCCGACCTCGGTGCGTCTCTGGCGATCCACTCGACGCTACTAAGTCAGGCCGGCCGGAGTGGCGAGGCCGTTCGTGTCGCGCGAGAGGCGCTGCGCGTGTTCCGCGCGGCCCACCCAGACACCACGCACCCGGATATCGCTGGCGGCATCCACGGCGTCGCCATCGCGCTCGAAGCGGACGGCCAGCTCGTCATGGCCGACCGCACCTTCGCGGACGCCATTCGGCGCCTCCGCGCCTCTCGCGGGGACGGAGACACGAGAACGTTGTCCGCGATCCGCGGCTACGCATCCCTCAAAGAGACGCGGGGAGACCTGAGCGCAGCCATCGACCTGTACCTGGAAGGTGCCCGAGCCGCTGGCGACACACCCCGGTACGCAGGCGCTCTCTGGTCAGACCTCGCCGCCGTGTACGTCCAACAAGGACGCTGGCCCGAAGCTCGCGAGGCCTTCCGGCGTGCCGCCGACGCCTACCGCGCGGGTGACCTCCCCGAAGACGTCGCCGAGGTCACGGCGGAGTGGCGCGCAGCGGCGCTCGCCGTTGGTAGGCCCGGCGAGGGACCACCTCGCAGCGCAGAGCGCTAG
- a CDS encoding ECF-type sigma factor, which translates to MPKPDVTALLANLRAGDVAAVDVLLPHVYPELQNLARRHLRSERDGHTLDTAALVHEAYLKLIDQNRVDWQSRAHFIGVAALAMRRILVNYAKKRRAQKRGGGEIAATYQDGEVGRVARTDELLALDESLSRLAERAERQARVVELWFFGGLTHTEIAEALGISEPTVRRDWRVARAWLSQDMRDDPTPA; encoded by the coding sequence ATGCCTAAACCAGATGTCACGGCTCTTCTGGCCAATCTCCGCGCCGGAGATGTTGCTGCCGTGGACGTGCTACTCCCGCACGTCTACCCGGAACTGCAGAACCTCGCGCGGCGACACCTCCGGTCTGAACGCGACGGCCACACGCTGGATACGGCGGCGCTCGTCCACGAGGCTTATCTGAAGCTGATCGATCAGAACCGGGTGGACTGGCAGAGCCGGGCACACTTCATCGGCGTGGCGGCGCTCGCCATGCGGCGCATCCTCGTCAACTACGCGAAGAAGCGTCGCGCTCAGAAACGCGGCGGGGGCGAAATCGCGGCGACCTACCAAGATGGCGAGGTCGGCAGGGTCGCCCGCACAGACGAGCTTCTGGCGCTCGACGAGTCTCTGAGCCGTCTGGCGGAACGAGCCGAGCGGCAGGCGCGCGTGGTGGAGCTGTGGTTTTTCGGCGGCCTGACGCACACAGAGATCGCGGAGGCTCTCGGCATCTCAGAGCCCACGGTGCGCCGTGACTGGCGCGTGGCCCGCGCGTGGCTCTCACAGGACATGCGCGACGATCCCACGCCTGCGTGA
- the gmk gene encoding guanylate kinase, giving the protein MNLIVLTAPSGAGKTTIARRLMSVVPGLRFSVSATTRPPREGEREGVDYFFLSVDEFNKRIEADGFVEHEEVYPGRFYGTLREQLERAAIDASGEGGAIVLDIDVKGALNVKRLYGSDALTLFIAPPSMEALSERLLSRGTEADDRIRVRLERAQMEMDHAPEFDQTVVNDDLDTAVEETIAHVRGFLARHHGPASGA; this is encoded by the coding sequence ATGAACCTGATCGTCCTCACAGCTCCCAGCGGGGCCGGCAAGACCACCATCGCGCGGCGCTTGATGTCCGTGGTCCCCGGGCTTCGGTTCTCCGTCTCCGCCACCACCCGCCCGCCGCGGGAGGGCGAGCGGGAGGGCGTGGACTACTTCTTCCTCTCCGTCGACGAGTTCAACAAACGCATCGAAGCGGACGGCTTCGTGGAACACGAGGAGGTGTACCCCGGCCGGTTCTACGGGACGCTGCGCGAGCAGCTGGAACGCGCGGCCATCGACGCCTCTGGCGAAGGCGGCGCGATCGTGCTCGACATCGACGTGAAGGGCGCGCTCAACGTCAAGCGGCTCTACGGGTCCGACGCGCTCACGCTGTTTATCGCCCCGCCCTCCATGGAGGCCCTCTCGGAGCGCCTGCTCAGCCGCGGGACCGAGGCCGACGACCGCATCCGGGTGCGCCTGGAGCGCGCGCAGATGGAGATGGACCACGCGCCGGAGTTCGACCAGACCGTCGTCAACGACGACCTCGACACCGCCGTGGAAGAGACGATCGCGCACGTCCGCGGCTTCCTGGCCCGCCACCACGGCCCCGCCTCTGGCGCCTGA
- the coaBC gene encoding bifunctional phosphopantothenoylcysteine decarboxylase/phosphopantothenate--cysteine ligase CoaBC encodes MSLSGKKLVLGITGSIAAYKAADLVRLLVKAGAEVQPILTPAASRFISPLTLGTLARREALIGLWPDAGPGADATLWTKHVEIGLWADGIVVAPATAQTLAKMVGGACDSMLTAVLLSARCPVLVAPAMDHDMWHHPATQRNIAQLKADGVTVLPPASGELASGLVGDGRLPEPSEIAAALEPWLGSVEGAAPEASGGSLAGRTVLVTAGPTREAIDPVRFLSNGSTGTMGFEIAREAARRGASVTLLAGPVSLPTPEGVTRVDIVSADDLHEAAMQHADADLVIAAAAVSDYAPASSGDRKLKKADDALSLTLRRTPDVLAALGARKRDGQTLVGFALETHDGEAHARGKLERKNLDWIVLNFQNEPGAGFGTGTNRVVLLSRAGERADLPLAPKAQIAASILDAVAR; translated from the coding sequence ATGTCCCTCTCTGGAAAAAAGCTTGTCCTCGGCATCACGGGCAGCATCGCGGCCTACAAGGCAGCGGATCTCGTCCGCCTGCTCGTCAAGGCAGGCGCCGAGGTGCAGCCCATCCTCACGCCAGCGGCCTCGCGGTTTATCTCGCCGCTTACGCTCGGCACGCTCGCGCGGCGCGAGGCCCTGATCGGCCTATGGCCTGACGCCGGTCCGGGCGCTGACGCCACGCTCTGGACCAAGCACGTCGAGATCGGCCTCTGGGCCGACGGCATCGTCGTCGCGCCCGCCACGGCGCAGACGCTCGCCAAGATGGTAGGGGGTGCGTGCGATTCGATGCTTACCGCCGTGCTGCTCTCGGCGCGATGCCCCGTCCTCGTGGCGCCCGCGATGGACCACGACATGTGGCATCATCCGGCCACGCAGCGCAACATCGCGCAGCTCAAGGCGGATGGGGTCACGGTCCTGCCTCCCGCCTCTGGCGAGCTCGCCAGCGGCCTCGTCGGCGACGGGCGGCTGCCGGAGCCGTCGGAGATCGCCGCCGCGCTGGAGCCGTGGCTCGGTTCAGTCGAGGGCGCAGCGCCAGAGGCCTCTGGCGGCTCGCTCGCGGGCCGCACGGTCCTCGTCACAGCCGGCCCCACGCGAGAGGCCATCGACCCCGTCCGGTTCCTCTCGAACGGCTCGACGGGCACGATGGGCTTCGAGATCGCGCGAGAGGCCGCGCGCCGCGGCGCCAGCGTGACGCTTCTGGCCGGCCCGGTCTCGCTCCCCACCCCCGAGGGTGTAACGCGCGTCGACATCGTGAGTGCTGACGACCTGCACGAGGCTGCGATGCAGCACGCCGACGCCGACCTCGTGATCGCCGCGGCCGCGGTCTCGGATTACGCCCCCGCGTCCTCCGGCGACCGCAAGCTCAAGAAAGCCGACGACGCCCTTTCGCTCACGCTCCGCCGCACGCCCGACGTGCTGGCCGCGCTCGGCGCACGCAAACGGGACGGCCAGACGCTCGTCGGCTTCGCGCTCGAAACGCACGACGGCGAGGCCCACGCCAGAGGCAAGCTGGAGCGGAAGAACCTGGACTGGATCGTGCTCAACTTCCAGAACGAGCCCGGAGCCGGCTTCGGGACCGGCACCAACCGCGTGGTGCTGCTCAGCCGCGCCGGTGAGCGCGCGGACCTGCCGCTGGCGCCCAAGGCGCAGATCGCGGCCTCCATCCTCGACGCCGTGGCCCGGTGA
- a CDS encoding SGNH/GDSL hydrolase family protein, with protein MPDSNAPRFLALGDSYTIGEGVAPEARWPNVVAAQLRASGAEIADPEIIAVTGWTTDELDAGIDAANPSGSYALVTLLIGVNNQYRERPLAEYREQFRALLGRAVGFAGGEPHRVVVVSIPDWGVTPFGSEDARGPEEITRQIDAFNAIAQGETEAAGAIWADITPLSRTQGGLTVGDGLHPTGEAYAAWAGLLLPLAREAAAL; from the coding sequence ATGCCCGATTCCAACGCCCCCCGCTTTCTCGCCCTCGGCGACTCCTACACCATCGGCGAAGGCGTTGCGCCAGAGGCTCGGTGGCCCAACGTGGTGGCGGCGCAACTGCGAGCCTCTGGCGCGGAGATCGCAGATCCGGAGATCATCGCCGTCACAGGCTGGACCACGGACGAGTTGGACGCCGGGATCGACGCGGCGAACCCGTCGGGCTCGTACGCGCTGGTCACGCTCCTCATCGGCGTGAACAACCAGTATCGCGAGAGGCCGCTGGCGGAGTACCGCGAGCAGTTCCGCGCGCTTCTCGGCCGCGCCGTGGGGTTCGCCGGAGGTGAGCCGCATCGCGTCGTCGTGGTCTCCATCCCAGACTGGGGCGTGACGCCGTTCGGTTCAGAGGACGCCAGAGGTCCGGAGGAGATCACGCGGCAGATCGACGCGTTCAACGCCATCGCGCAGGGCGAAACCGAGGCCGCTGGCGCGATCTGGGCCGATATCACGCCGCTCTCGCGCACCCAGGGCGGGCTGACGGTGGGCGACGGCCTGCACCCTACCGGCGAGGCGTACGCCGCGTGGGCCGGCCTCCTTTTGCCTCTGGCGCGAGAGGCCGCGGCGCTGTAG
- a CDS encoding uracil-DNA glycosylase yields MSDATSAPLEPTAAPAADVFDPAEAIRQARAFLALQRDIAGPTRFLGPAPVLSAPTAPEVSPEGALSALPHLASGAAAPPTPAPVAAPLGAPAPPPSQEAAPPIDPASTPEAPDDSDSTVPDLFGELPDPSQDPTLSPYERIASLIPEDSPLREMNSLEEINAWLSKTVLVPIDENRINPVLGTGPADADLMVIGEAPGADEDKTGEPFVGRAGQLLDKIMDAVLFDRDEIYIANILKSRPPNNRDPLAEEVEAHIPILYKQIELIRPKMILAVGKSAGNGLLGKSSSLASLRGKFHDYYGIPLMVTYHPAALLRNPQWKRPTWEDVKLLRTRYDELGGTSRRRDS; encoded by the coding sequence GTGTCCGACGCTACCTCTGCCCCGCTCGAACCCACCGCTGCGCCCGCAGCCGACGTGTTCGACCCGGCAGAGGCAATTCGGCAAGCGCGCGCGTTTCTGGCCTTGCAAAGAGACATCGCAGGGCCGACGCGCTTTCTCGGGCCCGCCCCCGTTCTCAGCGCCCCGACCGCGCCAGAGGTATCGCCAGAAGGCGCGCTGAGTGCGCTACCCCATCTCGCCTCTGGCGCCGCGGCGCCGCCCACCCCGGCGCCTGTTGCCGCGCCGCTCGGTGCTCCGGCGCCTCCGCCCTCGCAAGAGGCCGCGCCCCCGATTGATCCTGCCTCCACGCCAGAGGCCCCTGACGACTCCGACTCCACCGTGCCCGACCTTTTCGGCGAACTGCCCGACCCCAGCCAGGACCCGACGCTCTCTCCCTATGAGCGCATCGCGAGCCTCATCCCGGAGGACTCCCCGCTGCGCGAGATGAACTCCCTGGAGGAGATCAACGCGTGGCTGTCCAAGACCGTCCTCGTGCCCATTGACGAGAACCGGATCAACCCCGTCCTCGGCACGGGTCCCGCCGACGCCGACCTGATGGTGATCGGCGAGGCGCCAGGGGCCGACGAGGACAAGACCGGCGAGCCCTTTGTGGGACGCGCCGGCCAGTTGCTGGACAAGATCATGGACGCGGTCCTCTTCGACCGCGACGAGATCTACATCGCCAACATCCTCAAGAGCCGCCCGCCCAACAACCGCGACCCTCTGGCGGAGGAAGTGGAAGCGCACATCCCGATTCTGTACAAGCAGATCGAGTTGATCCGGCCGAAAATGATTCTGGCCGTCGGCAAGAGCGCCGGCAATGGGTTGCTAGGCAAGTCGTCCAGCCTCGCGAGCCTCCGGGGCAAGTTCCACGACTACTACGGCATCCCGCTCATGGTCACGTACCACCCGGCCGCCCTGCTCCGCAACCCGCAGTGGAAGCGCCCCACGTGGGAGGACGTGAAACTGCTCCGCACCCGCTACGACGAACTCGGAGGCACCTCGCGCCGCCGCGACTCCTAG
- the pyrH gene encoding UMP kinase, producing MADTDLRYKRVLLKLSGEALLGDQAFGIDHSILATYAREVREAVEAGAEVALVIGGGNIFRGVSPEGTQMSSRAHADYMGMLATMINAMALQDALENAGLHTRLLSAIEMKEIAEPFIRRRAMRHLEKGRVVVFGAGTGHPYFSTDTAAALRASEIGADVILKGTRVDGVFTADPEKDSSARRFASVYGAEVIQRDLKVMDLTAVTLAKESGLPILVFNMNTPGNLRRVLNGEDVGTLVHWDETAEPVSLA from the coding sequence ATGGCCGACACCGACCTGCGCTACAAGCGCGTCCTGCTCAAACTCAGCGGCGAGGCGCTTCTGGGAGACCAGGCCTTCGGCATCGACCACTCCATCTTGGCGACGTACGCCCGGGAGGTGCGCGAGGCGGTTGAAGCCGGCGCCGAGGTGGCCCTCGTGATCGGTGGCGGCAACATCTTCCGCGGCGTCTCCCCCGAGGGCACGCAGATGTCCAGCCGCGCTCACGCGGACTACATGGGCATGCTCGCGACGATGATCAACGCGATGGCGCTCCAGGACGCGCTGGAAAACGCGGGCCTGCATACCCGGCTGCTCTCCGCCATCGAGATGAAAGAGATCGCCGAGCCGTTTATCCGCCGCCGCGCGATGCGGCACTTGGAAAAAGGCCGTGTGGTCGTGTTCGGCGCCGGCACCGGCCACCCCTACTTCTCGACCGACACGGCCGCAGCGCTCCGCGCCTCCGAGATCGGCGCCGACGTGATCCTCAAGGGCACGCGCGTGGACGGCGTGTTCACCGCCGACCCGGAAAAGGATTCCAGCGCCCGCCGGTTCGCGTCCGTCTACGGCGCGGAGGTGATCCAGCGCGACCTCAAAGTGATGGACCTCACGGCCGTAACGCTCGCGAAGGAAAGCGGCCTCCCCATCCTCGTCTTCAACATGAACACGCCCGGCAACCTCCGCCGCGTCCTCAACGGCGAAGACGTGGGCACGCTCGTCCACTGGGACGAGACCGCCGAGCCCGTTTCCCTCGCCTAG
- the frr gene encoding ribosome recycling factor: protein MIDDSLSLILDDARDQMRKSLEHLAAEMDTIRAGRANASMLDSVRVEAYGSSMPINQVASVSAPAPDLILVQPFDKSTLGNVERGITMANLGLNPTNDGTVIRIGIPALTEERRNDLAKTARTRAEDAKISIRNVRKDVKNEIQKTVKSESLSEDMQYEAEQNLQNLTDEMGGRVDTMLAKKEKDIMTV, encoded by the coding sequence ATGATCGACGACTCCCTCTCCCTCATTCTCGACGACGCCCGCGACCAGATGCGGAAGTCGCTGGAGCACCTCGCCGCCGAGATGGACACCATCCGGGCGGGCCGCGCCAACGCGTCCATGCTGGACAGCGTCCGCGTGGAGGCCTACGGCTCCTCCATGCCCATCAACCAGGTGGCCAGCGTGAGCGCCCCTGCGCCAGACCTGATCCTGGTGCAACCGTTCGACAAGTCCACGCTGGGCAACGTCGAGCGCGGCATCACGATGGCGAACCTCGGCCTCAACCCGACCAACGACGGGACGGTGATCCGCATCGGCATCCCGGCGCTGACCGAGGAGCGGCGCAACGACCTCGCAAAAACCGCCCGCACGCGCGCCGAGGACGCGAAGATCTCCATCCGCAACGTCCGCAAGGACGTCAAGAACGAGATCCAGAAGACCGTCAAGTCTGAGAGCCTCTCCGAGGACATGCAGTACGAGGCCGAGCAGAACCTCCAGAACCTGACCGACGAGATGGGGGGCCGCGTGGACACCATGCTCGCGAAAAAGGAGAAAGACATCATGACGGTGTAA
- a CDS encoding DNA-directed RNA polymerase subunit omega, whose translation MPIRTLDTNALAEQTGNLYESLVVLSKRARQVASKTKGELDQKLSYFEDLSLDPAEELRSNEDQLRISLEYEKRPKSPDMAVDEFESGELYFRNPTRTDNDF comes from the coding sequence ATGCCGATCCGCACTCTCGACACGAACGCCCTCGCCGAACAGACCGGCAACCTCTACGAGTCGCTCGTCGTGCTTTCCAAGCGCGCGCGCCAGGTGGCCTCCAAGACGAAGGGCGAACTCGACCAGAAGCTGTCGTACTTCGAGGACCTCTCGCTCGACCCGGCCGAGGAGCTCCGTTCCAACGAGGACCAGCTCCGCATCTCGCTGGAGTACGAGAAGCGCCCGAAGTCTCCCGACATGGCCGTCGACGAGTTCGAAAGCGGCGAGCTGTACTTCCGCAACCCGACTCGGACGGACAACGACTTCTAG
- the tsf gene encoding translation elongation factor Ts, translating into MAITAQEVKRLREATGVGMMDCKKALTETGGNFEEAIELLRKKGQKVAAKRADRDATEGVIATATSGDGSTAVMVEVNCETDFVARNEDFTTFAQSIADLALAQKTSDRDALLAQTLGSQTVADAITEKTGQIGEKIDVRRVALMNAEGGQIVDYIHPGAKLGVLVDMTGEGDLSEAGRDVAMQAAAMNPIAAVRADVPQDVQDKELEIGREQARAEGKPDAILDKIAEGKLGRYFKDNVLVEQPFVKDSSQTVEQMLKSKGAELKRFVRFALGG; encoded by the coding sequence ATGGCGATCACCGCTCAAGAAGTCAAGCGCCTCCGCGAGGCCACTGGCGTCGGCATGATGGACTGCAAGAAGGCGCTCACCGAGACCGGCGGCAACTTCGAGGAGGCCATCGAGCTGCTCCGCAAGAAGGGTCAGAAGGTCGCCGCCAAGCGCGCCGACCGCGACGCCACCGAGGGCGTCATCGCGACGGCCACCTCTGGCGACGGCAGCACCGCCGTCATGGTGGAGGTCAACTGCGAGACCGACTTCGTGGCTCGCAACGAGGACTTTACCACCTTCGCCCAGAGCATCGCGGACCTCGCGCTCGCTCAGAAGACCTCCGACCGCGACGCGCTGCTCGCGCAGACGCTCGGCTCCCAGACCGTGGCCGACGCCATCACGGAGAAGACCGGCCAGATCGGCGAGAAGATCGACGTCCGCCGCGTAGCGCTCATGAACGCCGAAGGCGGTCAGATCGTGGACTACATCCACCCCGGAGCCAAGCTCGGCGTGCTCGTGGACATGACGGGCGAGGGCGACCTTTCCGAGGCCGGCCGCGACGTGGCCATGCAGGCCGCCGCGATGAACCCCATCGCTGCTGTCCGCGCCGACGTTCCTCAGGACGTGCAAGACAAGGAGCTCGAGATCGGCCGCGAGCAGGCTCGCGCTGAGGGCAAGCCCGATGCCATCCTCGACAAGATTGCCGAGGGCAAGCTCGGCCGCTACTTCAAGGACAACGTCCTCGTGGAGCAGCCTTTCGTCAAGGACTCCTCGCAGACCGTGGAGCAGATGCTGAAGAGCAAGGGCGCAGAGCTCAAGCGGTTCGTCCGCTTCGCGCTCGGCGGCTGA
- a CDS encoding YicC/YloC family endoribonuclease, translating to MPASPLRSMTGFGRGTAEAGATRASVEVRTVNGRFAEVSVRSPRALNPHEAEIVARVKDAIARGNATVSITLDRAESTPPLEVNVEAAAAVGAMLREVAAAAGVSGLGAITLSDVLRFPEVMQAATSGADEDDADAWTATQEALTEALAGMDAMREAEGAALDAALREHADDLERHTAEVEARAPQRVEQHRQRLTERLEAMLDDDRLDRSRLETEIALLADKMDVTEETVRLRSHLAQFRDALGADEPVGRRLNFIAQEMNREVNTVASKANDPGLAEHAVGMKEALEKIREQVANVV from the coding sequence ATGCCCGCCTCCCCCCTTCGCAGCATGACCGGCTTCGGCCGCGGGACCGCCGAGGCGGGCGCGACGCGCGCAAGCGTGGAGGTGCGGACCGTAAACGGGCGCTTCGCCGAGGTCAGCGTCCGCAGCCCGCGCGCGCTCAACCCACATGAGGCCGAGATCGTCGCGCGCGTCAAAGACGCCATCGCCAGAGGCAACGCGACGGTCAGCATCACGCTGGACCGCGCAGAGAGCACGCCGCCTCTGGAGGTGAACGTGGAGGCCGCCGCCGCAGTGGGCGCAATGCTGCGCGAGGTGGCCGCGGCCGCTGGCGTGAGCGGGCTGGGCGCCATCACGCTCTCGGACGTGCTCCGCTTCCCCGAGGTCATGCAGGCAGCCACCTCTGGCGCCGACGAGGACGACGCCGACGCGTGGACCGCGACGCAAGAGGCGCTAACCGAGGCGCTCGCCGGGATGGACGCCATGCGCGAGGCCGAAGGTGCCGCGCTCGACGCCGCGCTACGCGAGCACGCCGACGACCTGGAGCGCCACACCGCCGAGGTGGAAGCGCGTGCGCCGCAGCGCGTGGAGCAGCATCGCCAGAGGCTCACCGAGCGGCTGGAGGCCATGCTGGACGACGACCGCTTGGACCGCTCGCGCCTCGAAACGGAGATCGCTCTGCTCGCGGACAAGATGGACGTGACCGAGGAAACCGTGCGGCTCCGGTCCCACCTCGCGCAGTTCCGCGACGCGCTCGGCGCAGACGAGCCCGTCGGGCGGCGGCTCAACTTTATCGCGCAGGAGATGAACCGAGAGGTCAACACCGTCGCGTCCAAAGCCAACGACCCAGGGCTGGCCGAGCACGCCGTCGGCATGAAAGAGGCGCTGGAAAAGATCAGAGAGCAGGTCGCAAACGTAGTCTGA